From the genome of Dasypus novemcinctus isolate mDasNov1 unplaced genomic scaffold, mDasNov1.1.hap2 scaffold_108, whole genome shotgun sequence:
ctggtgAACATCCAGGCACAGAGTAGAGTCATAACCTATGCAGGCTgcctcacccagatgtattttttcttgctctttggaGGGTTGGATGACTGCCTCCTGgccgtgatggcctatgaccgctttgtggccatctgccaccccctTCACTATACAGTCTCTATGAAACCCCAGATCTGTGTCCTGATGGCTCTGGGGTCCTGGTCCGTGAGTGTTATGGAATCCTGTTTACAGAGTTTATTGGTGTCACAACTGTCCTTTTGTTCAAGTGTAGAAATCccaaactttttctgtgaacttcgtCAGATGGTCCAACTTGCCTGTTCTGACACTTTTCTCAATTACATAGTAATGTATTTAATAGCTGGAGTGCTGGCCGGGGGTCCCCTTCCTGGAATCCTTTTCTCCTACTATAGGATTGTTTCCTCTGTATTTGCAATCTTGTCAGCTCAGgggaaatataaagcattttcaacctgtgcatctcacctctcagtagtctccttattttatttcacGACCATAGGGGTGTACCTCAGTCCTGCTGCTTCACACAACACACATTCAGGTGCACCAGCCGCAGCCATGTACACTATGTTCacacccatgctgaaccccttcatctatagtctgaggaataaagatataaagaaggcTCTGAAAAAATGCTTTGGGAGGAAAGACTGCAAAGTGTCATTTGTCTTGCAGCAGCTGAAAGGCCAGTTTTAGCAGCTCCTAAACCTTCAGAGCtacatatttcctttctttgttcagTAGGTGCATATAGACCTGCCTAGAGTCAAGATGACctcaaaaatgaagaagtaaaattttaaagcacACATTGTGTTATAgagcaagattttatttttgataaggaAAGAGTTCTCCTTGAAGTATGCATGATTCATGTACATGTTTAAGGAGTTTTTCAGTGTTGTTCAGGAATGGATTGCATTTTCTGAATAATTTCATTGGATCACCTCTTGTTCCTGTTTGAATTCTACCAATGCTGCCTATGAATAtcacttcttgatttcctctgaaTAGAATATCTGCTTTTGTTCAAAACTGTCATAAAATTTAAAGAGGTGACAAATTACAACCTAGGTATTTCCTCTATCAGTCAGTAATTTATCTCTTGTATGTTCAAATctctaatctatattcttttcttaaaaaaatcaaatttattgatacagcttaataaagcatacaatccacccAGAGTgttcaattaatggtatttggttaaTCACATAGACCTGTATTcattaatttctaataaatattctTGATCAGATATGACTAAACACAGGAGGTTGACATTTTGGCTATCATACCTCTGCTAATGGAGTGTTCTGATTGGCAGCCATAAATTGCTACTGCACAAACCTCCATGCCATTGCAAGTACTTATGGCTACCTAGATGGTGACATTCAttgtatgatattttaaaaaacaattttattaaataataatcacaCACTGTACAATACCtacaaagtgtacattcagttgcCTTTGGTATAATTAAAGGCTTCTTCATCACTGAAAtcaactttatttacttttacaatttattttatttatttatttttatttatttatttatttttaattttcttaaattttttatttttttattcatttttaaaaaatattacatttaaaaaatatgaggtccccattcactctcaccacccccaccccaccattccctccacagccacactctcccccatcatcacgacacatccattgcatttggtgagtacatctctgggcattgctgcacatcatggtcaatggtccacatcatagcccatactctcccatgttccatccagtggactgtgggaggatctacaatgtccggtaattgtccctgcaacaccacccaggacaacttcaagtcccaaaaatgcctccacatttcatctcttcctcccattcccttcacccagcaaccaccatggccactttttccacacgaatgccacattttctcaattactaaccacaatagttcatgaatagaatatcagtaagtccactctgatccttactgtattcctctttcctgtggaccttggcttgtttgtgtccattccacatctatgtcaagagggggcttagagtccatatggatactggatgtaatcctcctactttcagttgtaggtactcttggctctgtggtgtggtggttgacattcttcaactccatgttagctgagtgggataagtccaataaaccagagtgtaggagcttgaagtctgttgaggctcagggcctggctatcatattgtcagtccagggattcagatcccctagatcgatcttaaaccccagcatcaactacaattccagtaaagtaacagggaaggcttgtgaaaagagatcacatctgagtccagctccatcacgcagagaaaccaactccaaagaagggccaagtgacatggcagtgaactccatctgccatgaccataaaacctgtgggtctctttagccctcaaaagaaccaatacctggggttgtatctactttatctgtcactgagactttgctcaggtgtgcataagggcaatccttctgacaaactccagactcttttttagagactcatagccatataaactcgtttgtcctttccatttcccccttaatttaggtcaaacagcatttttaactcctgttattatatgtagacagggatattctgctggtccacgttgaacctttaattaaaggtcattttctagttacatgatcagctggtacttggtagtgatccctctgtgccaggcaggctcatccccgggtgtcatgtcccatgctgggggaaaggcagtgcatttatatgctgagtttggctttgagacaggccacatttgagtaacacggaggctgtcaggagggaacccttaggcacagtgctgctctaggccatgTTCTTATTTGAGGTgtgcaggctcacaagcatagtcattagtatcagggactcactgttggaccctcattccttcctggtctttgttgttgcacccaggggactgctgctgctcccctagggaccaaggAAGAGCCcccccaccggccaggaacccagcactcccccagttgttgtttttaattgtttccactatgagtatatccaaacatttccatgcaccccagacacatgccctgtataactccctgtcaaccctatgttccctgtcaataacatcccataccagtattcctctgctgccattgttgaaccactctgtgatccaaaacttcctgaaaagtgaaacccaatataatgccaggttcccctaatagtaaaatggaatatagcgatgagtttaaaggttagatacaggatacatattgatttggaaaattctacagcctatctttttctttttctttttcctaattattgtgcttctcttcacaagagccctagattacagtaattcatatatacaatatacagtactcccacatatccaatataaaatcttttcccttccacagcaataatcttttaacatattcataccatatttactgaaactgatatacagatattgagacaatagctttcaaacaaggtaacatttttgtttacattgtggtttatactttaggctatacaatttttaaaatgtttaatatcctatgttttacattatgatttacattattagtctgtcagcccctatatgttttttggtatcatattacatgttttatatccatcctcgtgtacgcttgtgaaacacttctattgccctcactgttacgttggttccatctattcaatatctattgccccccctccttggggcccacaatgacagtcaatcttcatttcttgagggccatgttcagagatacttgcaccagtgttgagggcttgacatgctcaactgccctaatgccctgggagccaccatttctcttgagagatacagttccctctatttgatggcattagtcctccccaggatgtgggtataccttcactctcattatatgggtctctacctgatggtataacccactctggcaaaatgagcattcacatattccctagaagtctgctttacatcagattatcccctttaagtatcttaaacaggtaactttccttattatattttaaaaggtttcctcagcattatactctcaaccaacacctgatattctcctatgttcatattcccccaatttcttgggcaatattacccatttgtccatccctagcctccctcaaggcCACAAAGGCCCACTCAAAGGTaacactatgcccccattttatcccttccttgtacacatacttactgccagcttatcatagatttcccctatgtagatgtcagcttatatccttcctctaccccccaatttcctgtaagcctatcttccagtctctagctctctgaggcagcttggtttacttatttcatatcattgaggtcatgtagtatttgtccttaaatgcctgggttgcttcaatcaacataaggttctcaagatttatccatgttatcatgtatgtttgtagtgtatttgttctgaaagccgagtagtattccattgtatatatatatcacattttattgatccactcatctgttcaagggcatttcggttgattccaacttttggcgatactgaacaatgctgctatgaacattggtgtgaatatattggtttgtgtcctttttttcagctctgctgggtatatacccagcagtggaattgctgggtcatatggcaaatctatggttagttttttgagaaaccgccatactgtcctccagaatggttggatccttctgcattcacaccagcagtggatgactgttcccatttcttcacattctctccagcatttggattcttctgtttttttcaaagctgccaatcttatgggagtaagatggtatctcattgtagttttgatttgcatttccctgatagctaaag
Proteins encoded in this window:
- the LOC139438504 gene encoding olfactory receptor 7A17-like; this translates as MGPGNETQISEFLLLGFTEVPEVQPLLFGLFLSMYPVTIFGKLLIILAIIIDCHLHTPMYFFLSILSLCDIGLSSTTVPKMLVNIQAQSRVITYAGCLTQMYFFLLFGGLDDCLLAVMAYDRFVAICHPLHYTVSMKPQICVLMALGSWSVSVMESCLQSLLVSQLSFCSSVEIPNFFCELRQMVQLACSDTFLNYIVMYLIAGVLAGGPLPGILFSYYRIVSSVFAILSAQGKYKAFSTCASHLSVVSLFYFTTIGVYLSPAASHNTHSGAPAAAMYTMFTPMLNPFIYSLRNKDIKKALKKCFGRKDCKVSFVLQQLKGQF